The Dysgonomonadaceae bacterium PH5-43 genome contains the following window.
CATTTGAAGATAAAACAACTATCTCTTATTCTCGTATAACATCACCTTACGTTGCTCGATTAAAACTTATGTGGAGTAATATGCGTGAAACTGTTGTCGCTAATTTTCCCGAAACAACTAATGTATTTACTGATATTGATGTTTGTATGAAAAATATTGATGCTCAATATAAGTTAGATGCATATCACTCCCTTTCAATTGAAGGTTATCGTGTAACGGACAATCTTATAGAGAAGGTTAAAAGTGGAAATTGGCAACCAGATGCTAATTTTAATGATTCGGAACAAAAAAATGCAATGGCCGCTCGTGGTTACTATCAGGCATTTGAATCAGTAAAAGGTAGCATAAAGCGTATATTGGAAGGAGAAAATCCAGGAGTAGTTCTCGATAGCGATCATAGAATATGGTATCGAGAGCTTTTTGCTCCAAGTGTTACTGCAGGAATCTTAAAGCCGACCGATTTAGCAGGGTATCGTACCGGACAAGTTTATATTCGAGGTTCGCAGCACACACCTCTAAGTCCAGAAGCAGTACGAGATGCGATGCCGGTTCTTTTAGAATTGCTTAAAGAGGAACCCGACGCTCGCATTCGCGCCGTGTTAGGTCATTTTGTATTTGTATATATTCACCCTTACATGGACGGCAATGGAAGAATGGGACGTTTTTTGATGAATGCAATGCTAATTTCAGGTGGATACAACTGGACAATAGTTCCTGTTGAAAGACGACAGGAGTATATGAAAGCTATAGAGAAAGGAAGTGTGGGAGGAGATATTAGCGACTTTACATTGTTTATTGCTTCATTAGTGTAGTGATATTATTTGTCTTTACTCAACAATATGTGTTGTGTCTCCTTATATTTTTGCAAATAAAATATGTGCGTGTAATCGCGTGATAGATAGATAGATAGATAGATAGATAGAGCGAAAAAGATTTGTTAGTCTCGCAAAATTTAATTTCCTTTGTAGGAATATCTCATATAATAAACGCAAAATGATATGAAACGTTATACCTATATAGTAAGTCTAATAGGCGCCGCAATTTTTTTATTGGTATTTTTATATAAAATATTTACTGTAGATAATATTGACGGAAAGTTTTATTGTGATTTTGCAGGATTGGCACTCGGAACCGCAGTTCCTGTTTTATTTATTATACAGATAATAAAGTGCTACTTTGAAGCAAGATACAAACAGGCAATTATTTTAGCTGTGACAACTGGATATTTTCTTTGTTTAATAATCAAAGAGTATATGAAGGTCTTAATCATTTAGTATTCAATTATAAAAAACTTAAATTATTTCATTATGGAAATTAAGAGTAGTATTGTTATTATTTTAGCTGCTGTCATTGTATTTATTTATCTATTTACTGTGATAAAGATATACAAAGATACAAAGTTTAGAAACTGTCGAATAAGTCCTTTGTGGTTAATCGTTTTTCTGCTTGTTCCTATATTAGGTCCTCTATTGTTTCTTTTAACATCAGATGGGTTTCGTTATAAAAGATAGAGCTTTTATTTAGAATAGTAAAAAATAAAAGTCGTCAAATCTTAATTTAGGATTTGGCGACTTTGTTGTTTTTTTAATTGAAACTCTTATCTTTGCAATAGAAAATAAATTGTATGTACACCATATTCAATAAAGAACAACAAGAAAAAGCGGCTTTCATCTTGCAAAATCCATTAGCGAAATTGTCAGAACTTTATTCTAATGAAATAAAAGACTTGGCAGTTGTATGGTGTTATTATTCAGGAAAAATAGAAGGCAACACCTACACATACGTTGAAACAGAAGCTTTGCTGAAAGACGGTATTACATCTGAAAAGCGGTATGAAGATGCAAAGATGCAGATATCCTAAACTACAAAAAAGGCTAATAGCATTTTACGAAACGAAAGACTACACGATATACTCCGATTATTTTCTGAATAGACAGATTGAACGGATTAAAGAAATAGAATAGTATAAGACAAATATAAAAGTTAGCGCAAAGCATCGTAAAAATCAAAACTCCCTGGTTTCATCGATGTTTTTCAACTTTTATCTTTTAGTTTTTATATTTTATCTTGTGCTTTAGCACACTCCCCATGTAGTTTTATTTTTGTACCCTTCACACTTCACAACTCATTGAGCAGTAAAGGAAAAGTGTGAAGGCAAGCGTGAAGGCTGGCTGTATGCTTTAGCACACTCCCTATATGTAACATAAAAACCCAAAACCTGCAGAATTAAGATAGAATCGTTGCTTATTAAAAAAAGTTTTTCACACCTCAAAAACTTAAATACGACATAATTTTGAATATTCAATAAATTAT
Protein-coding sequences here:
- a CDS encoding hypothetical protein (product_source=Hypo-rule applied), producing the protein MYTIFNKEQQEKAAFILQNPLAKLSELYSNEIKDLAVVWCYYSGKIEGNTYTYVETEALLKDGITSEKRYEDAKMQIS
- a CDS encoding hypothetical protein (product_source=Hypo-rule applied; superfamily=103436; transmembrane_helix_parts=Outside_1_4,TMhelix_5_27,Inside_28_33,TMhelix_34_56,Outside_57_65,TMhelix_66_83,Inside_84_91), which translates into the protein MKRYTYIVSLIGAAIFLLVFLYKIFTVDNIDGKFYCDFAGLALGTAVPVLFIIQIIKCYFEARYKQAIILAVTTGYFLCLIIKEYMKVLII
- a CDS encoding fido (protein-threonine AMPylation protein) (product_source=COG2184; cath_funfam=1.10.3290.10; cog=COG2184; pfam=PF02661; superfamily=140931); this translates as MAAIQEKLAESLKVLQSLQNESGFAIIKSSEISRTHMERLISNGFLQEVMKGWYISARPDSIPGDTTNWYTSYWYFISEYCNSRFGKDWCLTPDISLSIYSGNWIVPSQVIIRSPKGANNVVKLMHNTSLLDIKASLANLIYTEPRFGLNLYSLPEALIECSPNFFKLDSVTARTCLSLTPDISDLLNILLEKGQSTKAGRLAGAFRNIGHTVAADEIIDTMRSLGYDIREEDPFEDKTTISYSRITSPYVARLKLMWSNMRETVVANFPETTNVFTDIDVCMKNIDAQYKLDAYHSLSIEGYRVTDNLIEKVKSGNWQPDANFNDSEQKNAMAARGYYQAFESVKGSIKRILEGENPGVVLDSDHRIWYRELFAPSVTAGILKPTDLAGYRTGQVYIRGSQHTPLSPEAVRDAMPVLLELLKEEPDARIRAVLGHFVFVYIHPYMDGNGRMGRFLMNAMLISGGYNWTIVPVERRQEYMKAIEKGSVGGDISDFTLFIASLV
- a CDS encoding uncharacterized membrane protein YozB (DUF420 family) (product_source=COG2322; cog=COG2322; smart=SM01381; superfamily=81648; transmembrane_helix_parts=Inside_1_4,TMhelix_5_27,Outside_28_36,TMhelix_37_59,Inside_60_67), with amino-acid sequence MEIKSSIVIILAAVIVFIYLFTVIKIYKDTKFRNCRISPLWLIVFLLVPILGPLLFLLTSDGFRYKR